Proteins encoded together in one Nitrospirota bacterium window:
- a CDS encoding 4Fe-4S binding protein: KKLPNKSFEYAVDESKCIGCGFCAGICPCGVWEMKENV; this comes from the coding sequence AAGAAGCTCCCGAACAAGTCCTTCGAGTACGCGGTGGACGAATCCAAGTGCATCGGCTGCGGCTTCTGCGCGGGGATCTGCCCCTGCGGCGTGTGGGAGATGAAGGAGAACGTGTAG